GATCCACTGGAACCCCATCCCTGGAGGGAGTCAGTATGGGAAGGCTTTCCGAGGAGGCTATTAGCCTGCCCGCTCTGTCCACTATGAAGGAAATCCCCGAACCACCACCGCCTATGGAGCGGAGGAAAGAGGAGACACGGGACAGGGATAGGTCGGTAGCCATTACACCTACAGGCTTACCGTCGACGTATACGGGGTAACTGGCTGAAATGGCCATATCGTGGCCGGAGAAAAGGACATAGACTTCGCTCCAGAAGGGGGCCCCGGTCTCAAGGGCCTTTATGAACCACGGCCTGGTACGAGCGTCGAAGCCCGGGAAGGACGACAGAAGCTCTCCCCTATTACCCCGATCATCGAGGGCTATTTTTTTGAAAGTTCCAGCCTTAAAACCCTCGGTCTCTATAACGTATTTCCTATCCGAGTCCTCCCTGCCGCTGTTGATCAGACCGCCCTCCATGTTCCCGAAGTAAACGCTGGAGACGGTGGGATAGAGCTCTATCTCCCTCTTGAAAAGCTCCTCCAGGGCAATAGGGTCATCGGGGCTCAACCTGCCCTGCTCCATGAGGGAGACGTTTATGCCGTTTATAACCATAGGGTGGGATAGAAAATCCTTGAGGTATTCCTTTATCTTGGAGGTTGTATCCGATCGGATCTGACGGGCAAAACGGTCCACCGTCCTGTGGCCTACCCTGTAGACCACAAAGCCAGCGACACCGGAGGAAAACAGACATACCGCTATAAAGGCCCCTATAATCGTCCTGTGAAGGGACATACCCTTTGTCTTGAAAATCATGGTCCCCCTCCTTCCCTATTCTGGTTAGTTTATCGGCCTACAGGGCCAAAATTCTTATGACCATAGGGACATTCATAAGTATAGAGCTTTTTCCCCATCAAGGGAACCGGACCTGAGATATGGGCACATCTAAAAACTCACCTTTGAGTCCCCTCGGAGAGACCGTCCCGCCTGCGCCCTGGCCCAATCGTATACTCGACCTGCCTGTTTCGTGCAAACCGCCTCGGAGGGCACGTCCTGTGCCCCCTCGGCTTGGGGCGACGTCCTGTCGCCCCATTCGTACTACACGACGGCAGGTCGAGTATACGGGCTCAAATGGGCTACGTCGGAACGGTCTCTCCGAGGATTAGAGTTTTTAGAGGTGCCCATATATTATCAGGGCAAAAAGCCCCATGCTCCCGGCTTGACGGGGCATGGGGCTTCTGGTTTAAGAGCTTAACAGATCGTTCCGCCGACCTTTTTGTGGTCCTCGTCCACGGTAACAGCGGCAGCCAAGGCGGCCTCCAGACCACCGACTATACAGTCCAGGGACATGCTGGGCTGTCCGCCTAACCTGGCGGCCTGTTCGGGCAGATAGGGTATGTGGATAAACCCTCCCTTTCTGCGGTTGCCCTCCTGGGCCAGAATGTGCATGAGGCCGTAGAACACGTGGTTGCAGACGAAGGTTCCGGCGGAGTTTGAGACCGATGCCGGAACGCCCGCCTCCTTCATAGCCGATACCATGGCCTTTATGGGGAGGGTGGACCAGTAGGCCGTCGGCCCCTCGGTCTCTATGGCCTCGTCCACTGGCTGGTTGCCGTCGTTGTCCTTTATGCGGTAGTCGTCCACGTTGATGGCGACCCTCTCAGGGGTTATGTCGAACCGTCCCCCTGCCTGACCTATGGAGATCACGATATCGGGATCCAGCTTAGCGATAGCCCCCTTCAGCACCTCCAGGGATCTCCAACGGGCCGTGGGCAGCTCGCACACCGAGACTGAAGCCCCGGCAACGGTCCGACCATCCAGACTCTTGACCGCCTCCAGGGCGGGGTTGATTGGCTCTCCTCCAAAGGGATCAAATCCGGTAAGAAGTATTCTCATAGTTTAACCTCCTAAAAAGCCAGGAAATACATCAAGGCGATATTGATACAGAGCATAGGGATGGCCGTGGCCACCTGGGCCTTTATAACGCCGTTTTTGTCCCCCATCTCAAGAAGAGCCGCAGGCACCACGTTGAAGTTGGCCGCCATGGGAGTCATCAAGGTTCCGCAGTAGCCAGAGAGCATTCCGATCACCCCGGCAATGGCGGGGTTGGCGCCGTGCATCACCACCACGAGAGGAATGCCTATTCCCGTCGTGATGACGGCAAAGGCAGCGAAGGCGTTGCCCATTATCATGGTGAAAAGGGCCATTCCGACGCAGTAGGCTACAACCGTGGCGAGAGCGCTGCCGGTGGGGACCACCGAAGAGACCATCTGGGCGATGACACCTCCGACCCCAGCCTTATCGAACAGAAAGCCCAGGGCCGCCAGGAACTGGGAGAGTATGACCGCCCAGCCGATGGCGTCTATCAGCCGTCTTCCCTCGTTGACCGACCTGCCAAGGCCGTCCTTCGTCAGCGCCATAACAGCCACTAAGCCAGCGATGGAGCCCAAACCCAGGCCGACCAGAGCCCCAAGGGAAGTGAACTTTGCCACCAAAAAGGTGACGATAGGAATAATCAAGGTGGGCAGGAAAAGGCTGTTGCCGAATCTGTCCGCCTGTCGTCTCTTCTCCTCCTTGGACGCCTCTCCGTAGGAACCCAATCCCAGGCCCTTGCAACTGGCTATCAGGGCCATAACCACCACCATAGCCCCGATTATACCGCTGGGGATGGCCTTTCCAAACAGGAAGGTAACGGC
The nucleotide sequence above comes from Dethiosulfovibrio salsuginis. Encoded proteins:
- the pcp gene encoding pyroglutamyl-peptidase I, whose protein sequence is MRILLTGFDPFGGEPINPALEAVKSLDGRTVAGASVSVCELPTARWRSLEVLKGAIAKLDPDIVISIGQAGGRFDITPERVAINVDDYRIKDNDGNQPVDEAIETEGPTAYWSTLPIKAMVSAMKEAGVPASVSNSAGTFVCNHVFYGLMHILAQEGNRRKGGFIHIPYLPEQAARLGGQPSMSLDCIVGGLEAALAAAVTVDEDHKKVGGTIC
- a CDS encoding DUF979 domain-containing protein, encoding MKITLDHMYMVTGLLLMVFALRSLTDRSNGKRVGTAIFWALYAVTFLFGKAIPSGIIGAMVVVMALIASCKGLGLGSYGEASKEEKRRQADRFGNSLFLPTLIIPIVTFLVAKFTSLGALVGLGLGSIAGLVAVMALTKDGLGRSVNEGRRLIDAIGWAVILSQFLAALGFLFDKAGVGGVIAQMVSSVVPTGSALATVVAYCVGMALFTMIMGNAFAAFAVITTGIGIPLVVVMHGANPAIAGVIGMLSGYCGTLMTPMAANFNVVPAALLEMGDKNGVIKAQVATAIPMLCINIALMYFLAF